The uncultured Mailhella sp. genome segment CCTTGTACATCCAGTGCGCGGCCACGCCGTGTTCGGCCATGTTGTTCATCTCTTCGGTGCGAATCTGAATTTCGATGCGCTCGCCTTCCGGCCCGATCACCGTGGTGTGCAGCGACTGGTAGCCGTTGGCCTTGGGCATGGAAATGTAGTCCTTGAAGCGGCCGGGTACGGGCTTCCAGAGCACGTGTACAAGACCGAGCATGGCGTAGCAGTCGCGCAGATCGTTCACGATGACGCGGAAGGCGATGATGTCGTGCATCTCGTCGAGGGGCGTTTTCTGCGCCATCATCTTGCGATAGATGCTGTAGGTCTGCTTGATGCGGCCGAAAACGCGTCCGTTGATGCGGTTTTCGGTCATGATGGCCTCGATCTTGGCAATGACCTTGGAAATGAGCTGACGCTCGACTATCTGGTTGTCCTTGAGCCAGGTGGTGATTTCGGCGTAGGCGTCGGGCTGGAGATAGCGGAAGCTCAAGTCCTCCAGCTTCTGCTTGAAAAGGTGCAGACCGAGTCGGTTGGCGAGCGGCGCGTAGATGTCCATGGTTTCCTGGGCGATGCGCTGCTGCTTGTAGGGCTTCTGAAACTCCAGCGTGCTCATGTTGTGCAGACGGTCGGCCAGCTTGACCACAGGAACACGGATGTCGTGCGCCATGGAAAGGATCATCTTGCGGATGTTTTCCGCCTGCGCCTCTTCCTTGGTGTCGAAGGTCATCATGTTGATCTTGGTCACGCCGTCCACGATGTCGGCCACCTGTTCGCCGAACAGTTCGTCGAGTTCGTCGATGGAGGAATCGGTGTCTTCCACAGTGTCGTGCAGCAGGCCCGCGGCCACGGTGTGCTCGTCGAAGCCCATTTTGGCCAGCGTGAGCGCCACCGAGGCTGGATGCAGAATATACGGATCGCCGGAGAGTCGAAGCTGTCCGGCGTGGGCGGCGGAAGCGTAGTCGTAGGCGCGGCGCACCATGGCCACGTCGGCGTCGGGACAGTGCTTGACGAGCTCCTCCACAATGCTGTCGACCGAAGGAATCTTCGAAGCCGGAGAGCTCACCCCCGTGACGGGAGAGACCACCATGGAAACATTTTCCTGTGGATGAACGTCTTTCTGCCGGGTCTCGCCCGCTTCCGCTGTCGTCTGAAGAATGGAAGTCTGACTCATAAGAACCTGCTATTGCTGGAGCGCTCTGGGAACCCACCACCGGTCAAAATTGTAGGTAATGCCCGCCGGAGCTGGTTGAATGCCCTGGAACCTCGCCTGAACCATGGGCAGAGAATACGGCACATAAAGAAAAAGGTACGGCTGCTCCTCGTGAAGTATTTCCTGAAATCTGTCGTAAATGGCCTTCCGCTGCTC includes the following:
- a CDS encoding bifunctional (p)ppGpp synthetase/guanosine-3',5'-bis(diphosphate) 3'-pyrophosphohydrolase; amino-acid sequence: MSQTSILQTTAEAGETRQKDVHPQENVSMVVSPVTGVSSPASKIPSVDSIVEELVKHCPDADVAMVRRAYDYASAAHAGQLRLSGDPYILHPASVALTLAKMGFDEHTVAAGLLHDTVEDTDSSIDELDELFGEQVADIVDGVTKINMMTFDTKEEAQAENIRKMILSMAHDIRVPVVKLADRLHNMSTLEFQKPYKQQRIAQETMDIYAPLANRLGLHLFKQKLEDLSFRYLQPDAYAEITTWLKDNQIVERQLISKVIAKIEAIMTENRINGRVFGRIKQTYSIYRKMMAQKTPLDEMHDIIAFRVIVNDLRDCYAMLGLVHVLWKPVPGRFKDYISMPKANGYQSLHTTVIGPEGERIEIQIRTEEMNNMAEHGVAAHWMYKERNHAIAMQDMPQFQWLRDLMERQRDETDSREFMSSLRMDLFNDEIYVFTPKGAVKQLPKGATSLDFAFLIHSDVGAHCVGAKINGKLEPFATPLKNGDMVEIITDKNRHPHRDWLKMVKTSKARSRIQHYLRTEERVAAVALGKELLEKEGRKMDFNVTKAAKDGRLQLVVPEFSLNVLDDLFAAVGTGRLTPRKVLQRLITLLTPKHELVQESAAAKPEGAAKKPSDGITIKGIEDTLIHFAKCCKPVPGDQVVGFISRGRGVIVHTANCPHLQNLESERLISVTWNNEESKPFPAEISILGLNEKGLLAKISLVFVQQDVNINALQIKSTVDGRSQMDFTVEVRDAVHLYQTIDKLRAIDHVLEVRRGTSVMDV